A region of Panicum virgatum strain AP13 chromosome 8N, P.virgatum_v5, whole genome shotgun sequence DNA encodes the following proteins:
- the LOC120685836 gene encoding uncharacterized protein LOC120685836: MDDDVTVVAPVDVSSFPSAAVSMDANQDSAVAGGNDLVTEDQDGNKPEYHVRLLEVFTIGDAEGASTQADHPVFCTKFILDSGASTHATGNASLFPWLIPVRQGREVRAANGHQLAVRGFGPVVMENFRVNNVLYVPGLTCNVISLSKLIDLNYNVAFSRSGCLIKDLRTGEIVGNARLIQGLYQLDRLEIPMDRAPAVAP, translated from the exons ATGGATGACGACGTAACCGTCGTCGCACCGGTCGATGTGTCATCCTTCCCCTCCGCTGCGGTCTCCATGGATGCTAATCAAGATAGCGCCGTGGCAGG AGGAAATGATTTGGTCACTGAGGACCAGGATGGTAATAAACCAGAGTATCACGTCAGGCTGCTCGAGGTTTTTACGATCGGTGACGCCGAAGGAGCTAGTACCCAGGCTGATCATCCCGTCTTCTGCACCAAGTTCATTCTCGACTCGGGAGCTTCTACGCATGCCACGGGAAACGCATCCCTGTTTCCCTGGCTGATCCCAGTACGACAGGGCCGTGAGGTTCGTGCTGCCAATGGGCATCAGCTAGCAGTTCGCGGCTTTGGGCCTGTGGTCATGGAGAACTTCAGGGTGAACAACGTCCTCTACGTTCCCGGCCTCACCTGCAACGTCATCTCCTTGTCGAAACTCATCGACCTCAACTACAACGTGGCGTTCTCCCGCTCTGGGTGCCTGATCAAGGACCTCAGGACCGGTGAGATAGTTGGGAATGCGCGCCTCATTCAGGGGCTATACCAACTCGATCGGCTGGAGATTCCAATGGACAGGGCCCCTGCAGTGGCGCCATAG